AAACTGTCTTTTGAAGAATTTAAGCCTCTCTGGGATACTCTAGGGCTAGTTAAGATTTCACGAGTTAGTGGTTTTTGATTTATACAGGGTCTAAAGTGGTCTAGGTAATAGACTTTTTcacaaatacattaaaagtTATACAGATTTGAAAGTGGGTCTCAGACAGCATTAAGGTTTTACCTAAAATGTGTAACACGCTTTCAAGAGACGCAAACACACGGAGGATTGGTAGCTCAGCAATGTAAGTCAAGTTTCCCTTAAAGTTTCCCCTTAACTTAAACTAAGTTCAGCGTTATTGTTCACTCACTCATTCATTCCCAAATAAACATTATTGCATGTTTATCCCACCAGCGTCCATCTGGTAATTGTTATGTTGAGTCATGGCTTAACGTTACTACTACTTCAAACACAATGTTTATTCTATTCAAGGTAGGGCATTCAGTTAAGGGTGACACTGTGATGGTATCGTTGGCGGCATTCAAAACACTTAACCGTTAATGCTTTTTCTCACCCTCCCACAACTATGCTGCTTCCTATACTGTTAACAAATGACcctgcattttaaaaaaatgattacATCTTAACAATTTCGAGACAATTTGCCGAAGACTTCAGAACAGCAAAAATGTTCTTTCAGCCTACGTAAGAAACGTCGTCGGGctaagccaatcagaggcagagtagggcggggCATACCTTCGCTGTAAGTTCTCTGATAGGTCCATGGATCGGACTCGCAAATTCTCAAACTGGATACCGGACTCAAAGATGGCGcgtatttcttttctttttttttttttgaatctTTATTTCATCTCTTAGACATTTTATAAGCAAGACAaaagaatataaaataacaaaacataacatgacataactaaaactaaagaacaaaaaacacaggagTATCGTGACAAACAACAAAGGCattacagaaaaatatttaaatctttacatattgtaattgttttgcattgactgctttttcattctttaaaacaaataaagtatTAAAGATGGCGCCTATTCAGTCCAATGAGAATTGCTTGCCTAACGCCAATTAAGTTTGAAGCGTCCTGGATTAATTCTGCCgtgctaaaaaagaaaaaagggtcTTTACAATTTATAAACCGATTTTTCAATTGTTCTTCTTGGTGCCAGACTTATTGGACTTGAAGCCTATGGGAGAAGCAAGAAGTATACTCAAACTTAGCCTAACGTTTACTTCCTGTTAACTTTCATGAAGAAATGCCTCTACCAAATGAAAGAACAAACTTCAGAAATAACTACATGGAGTAGTCGGGTCCATAAAACTAACATAAAACTTACATGGAGATATAGTATTTAGTTAATATacaaatcaaatgaaatataCCTTGAAAACTCATGAAACATTACCTGAATAGGTACCTCTATCACCTGGCCTGATAAACTGTTAATCAGTGAAGTATACTAAACTaaatttcagagggaaatactgttCTTTCTCCACCAAGTtaactttgcagattcagattaataagAAAATGTAGTTATGCAACACTAGTAGAACATATTTAATATAGTTAATAATGTGATGATGTTAACTAGGACTGCAACATGTTAGGATTATGATTATATATAGCATTTATAATTTTGCCTATCCCCTTCATGTAAACTGCAAAGACTGGTTTCCCTACATTTACATGCCCCTTGTAAAGCCATCAACTGATCCATGACAACAGAGTGAGTGCATTGCAAGTTTATTGTACAGTACACAGTATGTACAAAAAGccatcacaaacacaaaatatggtAACAGTCATCTTTTACATGCTTAGTCAAAATAATGCTTTTTTGCTAAGAGCCTTGTTTCTTTAGAGAGAAATGTCAATCTGCTCTCATAAGGCATACACCAAAAATACTCGTGTAAAGTGTAGGTATGCATATTGAAATGTCTAAACTGAGGTTATGTGGataaacatacatatataatgTGCATGAATGCTTCTCAAGTATTTCACATCAGGTGTGTAACAGGACATTGTTATGGTTTGGCAAACTTATATGGTCCCATGTCAATACAATCAGTCCACCTAAACAACAGAGTTTCTGCTTAAAATGTTAAGGGAAAAAATCCTTTTGCAATGTGTAAATTGGACCTCATGTATTCCCCTCAAAGCCTTGTTatcaaatgttaaaacagaaaaagtactGCAAACTGCTGCATTTCAGCAATCCAAAATAAAATGAGCATACAGAtacaaaataatgtgaaaagTGAGATTACACAAAAATATGTCTATTGATGGAGTGAGCTCCCCTCCCTCATAGAGGGAATCGCAGGACTGTCTTAGGGACAAAGAATCACACTGCAACTGTGAGACCCCCAGCCCAGTAAGGCCAACAGCTTCAAGTGCAAACATTGGCCATATCCTAATGAATAAGTCACAAAAGTGTTTAGTGCAACACAGCTGTCAGACCATACACAAGATGAAATCTTAGGTCTTCAGACCCTGAAGCCTTTCTGACTCAAACAAGTCttgtggaattttttttttttttagttgttgtAAACTGGTCTGATGTAGCTGCCAGTTGTTCCCCCAGGAAGGAAGGTCCTGTGCATAGCCAGCCAGCAAGTTGATCCACTCTCATGGAGACAGGAGACTTAGAGGCGAGTTGTCCATAATGTATTCGCCAATGCCAACAAAGTACATAACCTGTGCAATGCCAAACAGAGGAGCAATGACCAGAGCTCGACAGCCGGCACCTTTAAGGAAGGCAGACGGTCCCTCCTTCCGCATAATTTTACTGTGAGAACCAGAGGAATGGGTTTATTTATACAGatgcacaaaaacaacagaaatgtaGTTAATGTAACAATGACTGACTCAACTATCTTACCTCACACAGTCCATAACGCCATTGTAAGTCTCCTCATTGGACCCTTTGTTCAGCGACTGCAGTCTCGTCTTCACCactggacaaaaaaaagaaagattagCATTCCTGAAACATTACAGAGGTACTACTAATAAAACACTACACAACATGGCTGACAGGGCTCTCAAAACTCACCATCACAGGGGTTAACAGCCACAGCGGCAGTAGATCCGGCCACACAGCCTGAGAAGAAAGCCCAATAGAAGGGTGATGACTCCTCAGGCCTGGGTTTGCCCAGGCTGTTCAGGTTGGCAAATAACGGGAAGTAGACAACAGAAAAGGGAACATCCCtgaaagaaattaaacaaagtGGTTATTCATACTGAAAACCTGGTTCAAAAGTAACTGGTCTAACAAGTTAACATGGTTCCTCTTCAGAGGGGATAAGAGTTTTACCTCATTAGTGTTGCCCCCAGACCTTTGTAGAGCCCCTTGATGCCCTGCGTATACAGGAGTTCCTTTGCGATCTGTGTGGCAGATACAGCTCGTGGTGCTGAGACCACCATGCCAGAGTTGTAGGAGCGGCTGAGCACGGTGTTGGTGGCCACAATCTTGGTGGTAGACACCATGACTGGCTTTTGCTGCTGGGCCGCTTTGGACAAAAGACAAAGAATTATTTAATATACACAAGATACCATTGCCGCTAAGAAGCAGTGTTTGTAATTAAATGTCGACACAGATAATATTCATTATCAACTTTGTATTCTTCTCACCAAGTCTGCCCGCATCCTGTAGCTGTATCTTGAGCATTTCCATGGGGGTAGTGACAATGACCTGACTCATTCCTGCACCACAACCTGCCAACATCTCTTTCAACACAGTCAGCCCCCTTCTGTCGACAGGAGAAATATTAAGCAACACAATTGATGGGAAACTGTATTTTCTTAAGATGAGGATTTCATGAGATGATTTTGCTTACCCATCCTTGGTCAGATGATGTCTGAAGAAGTCATTAGCAGCCAGCTTGATAGCCTTCTCAGGAGTGACCAGGGTCAGATTTACAGCAGCAcctgagaaggaaaaaaaaacccaaacagtTAGCACTAAAGTCACAATCACGTTGCCATTTAGAACTTTTACAAAGACATTCCCTACAACTATCATTTCAAACATTATAACGTAATAAGTCCATTGTATAGCTGATGTACACACAGGCAAGTCAAATGCTCAATTTAAAAGTAGCTTCAGTCATGATGATTGAAAGAGATTACAGCAACAGAAATTACATCCAAAACATGTTTAAGAAGGGAAATGAGaaacacaccaaaacacaagaCAGAAGTAATGAGGGTTGTGAATATCCAGAGGAagatgcaaaaaataaataaaaaaaagactatgAAGTATAGTGAAGTCAATTTATGGTAAAAGGACACTTTgcgagaaaaaacaaaaaaagaaaaaacacacattaaggAAATTTGTGTATTAAAAAGTCTACAAAGTAAGTAGGttaatgacaacaacaacagaccAGACAAATCAAGAGACATTAGTGAAATGAAGAAACATTAGTAAAATAAAGAGACGTTAGTGAAATAAAGGGATATTAGTGAAAGGACAGAACAAATCTTCAACCATGTATTGTGTGCGCAGACTTTGGGCAAGCTTAAAAACTCATCTGTGAGACTGTTGAGCAGCTAAAATAAACTTTAGTTCCCCTAGATTCATTTTCAAGATCAACCAAGATCTGCAACGACACAAttcactgtatataaaatgGAGGATCTACAACAAGTGGACAGGAAAGTGAAGAGAAAGCCAAGTAGTTATTAACAAGTAGTCAAATTATAGAACATATAGATGGTAAAACAAAAACGTGTGCCTATAGTTTAATAGAGCAGTATTGTAAGAACCATGTAACGATTTGCCTCCAGCGTGGCTGCGCCTTATCGGCTAGCCTTCAATATCCCAGGGGGACCCAAGTCTGTAATATGAAAAACACAGATGCAAACAGCATTCCTCACACAAGCAGAGACCCAGACTACAGGTCTCAATTTTCCTCATAGTTAACTATGTCCACAAGATCTTACTTTTCTACATTAAAATCAATGAACTTATAATTAAACAGGACATGTGTTTACTGTatgaataatatttttaaaaagaaacaccaGAGCTTAAAGCCCCAGAACCACTTTGCATAATAACAGCTTTGGCCACTCCTCCTATACAACATATTCCAActcataattatatattttttagtaAATCAAGCATCCCATGCACTCAAAATTCACTGTATCTGAACCCTGGGCAGTATGCACCCAGTTCTAATCACGTAATCAATGTTTAGCCTCACCATAGAAAGATCTTGCCCTCCCCTACATGTTCGGGCCTACTGGTTCTTAATATTCAGATGTGTAGAAGTCTTACCTCTGTACATGCCAAAGTACCCCTCTGATCGAACCGTTTTGACAAGGCAGTCCATCCtacagaaggagaaagaaagaaacatatcaaaaaagaaaacattttacagaagCTTAGTTATTGATTTATCACAATGAGCTTCACAAGGGTCAGGGAACAGTGACTGTTCTAAGAAACATGGACGCTGAGGGGGTAAACGGAGCAGTACATTTCCACCCTTCAAAAGGCATTTAGACCACCTCACTGGAGAGGAATGAGAAAGATGAATGGTCGTCATGGTCCATCAAGTCAGGAATGTCCCTAATTCTACACATTCATCCTGAGGCCCTGCATGTGTCATTGTGGGATTAGCAAAGATAGTATTGGATTATATGTAGACGTAGTAGGTTTAATGCCAAGAGATTTGGCAAATAAGAGTGTTGCTGTGGATGACAACAGAAGCTAAAAATACTTACATGCCCTTGTAGACCTGCTGACCTTGTCTCTGATTCTGCAACCTGGTCTTTGCCAAGTCAATGGGGAAGACACAAGTAACCCCGACAATGCCAGCAATACCGCCATTGATGAGTTTGGCTGGGAGGCTGAAgtaagacaaaagaaaagaatgccaacatttaaaatgtggaaaataatttctaaCTGAAATAGTGAACAATTCACTGGGGATAGGTTAATAATTTGGGCTGAAATGAAAGTTTTCTGGACAGCTTTTTTTCCACTCTTACGGACATAGGGAAAATTATCAACATTTAATGAATATAATAACTATATAATGTAATGAACCATCAATTAAGACTACAGTaatttttcaattaattatatatatacacacacacacacacacacacacacacacacatatagctGATATTAGGTAATGTTTGGCAATTTGTGCCAAAAAACCTCAGTGGTCAAAATAGATCTACAACTCTCTTGTCAATGGACTgtaatgaaattacattttagatagatagatagatagatagatagatagatagatagatagatagatagatagaactaGAATGAATGACACTCACCTGATctgctgctgagacatgttgacTTTAAAAAGGTGAAGAGAGAAGTGTAAAATGTAGTGATGTAGATCCAAGTGTTCTTCAGTCAAATCAATGAGTTGAGTCCTAGACAGAGAACACGTTAAGGGGTTATATAACACAGAATGGGTGGGCAGGTTTTTGAGATCTCACAGACGTATGTATATAGAGCTTATCCCATCCGCAGCAAACGCTTTGGCTTATCTAGGTTCATGCAGAATCACGGGACAGTGATGCAGCAGCTCCGCTACTTGCAACATGAGTAGTACAACCATGAGTACAACCGGTGGGCGTGTTCTTGCTCACATGCCGGAACACCATAAACGGTCATTGCACCTTTCAGACATTCTTGATACTGATCGAGAGCGAGAGTTTGAGCTGAATTTCCAAGTAACATGCAGGCAGCGGTGTTATCTTTGATTAACTTCGAGTTTTAAAAAGCGATCACACCAATGCTCAATAATGACAAAGAGCTTTCGTTCCGTCTTTTGGTGCAAATATTTCCCTTTATcgcatttaaaataaaatgttctgcatttgtttattagGTTAATCTTCAATTGCAGAAAATGCAAGAGATGaatagttaaaaataaaaaggggtAAAATCCATTTCTACACAGCTTCGTTTCAACAGCTGTTACTCTCAGTTTCACACATAACGGTTGGTTAACTCAGGTTAGCAGGCGGCAGCTCAAGATCCCCATTCAGAACAATGCTCTTCCTAAAACACGAACAAATTGGCTTTCACGAATAATTTAATGACTTTAAAACACATACTGAATTACTTAAACAATAATTCAAAAGCTTTTACTTACCAGGAGATTGTCTGGTAGTTATTCTTTAGGATTGTTTCGAGCCGTTAATGTCTCCTTCCGTCTACCTTGCCAGTCGCTTCTGCTAATATAGCTGTGAGTAGAATGGCTGGAAATTTCCATTGAGTTTTAAGCGCCGGGGTGGGGGGTAGGGACGGACTCACCCAAATGCAACCAATCACAGCTTACTTAGCTTGCACGCTAAGAATTCATTGGGGAAATTTGACCTTCCACTTGCTTTATTGGAGGATAGACCGATCAATCAAACTGTCCAACCAATCATACAGTTACAAAGATGTTTTAGGGTGTGTGGAGAAATACACTATTGTTTGCCCTAGACTATAAAAAAAAGAGGTTTGACGGGCAATTGTTATGGTTACAAGTTAAGGAATATGGATACAAATGCCAATGGTTAGACATTTTAAAGGTGAGGTCAGTGAAATGGTTGTGAAAAGGATCATGAGGTTAAGATGAGATCACTCTTCTAAGCATGTTGGTTACACCAATGAGATGACATCATTTATTCTGTTGCATTCTAGTATATTCTATTCAGGTGCATTTTGTTTGGTGCTAGTGGTGCAAAACAACTACCTACACGATACATTAGTAAATACACTACAAGCACTATTCTGAGGTACCTTAACTTGCATAATGCTGCTTTGTACTTatacaaagtaaaataagtttcggagactgatgaagaattaacatagcatggtttgtTGAGCCCGgctgaggagatacagtgccagcatacaacatgtgaacacgtcaaatgccaacaccaaatgtgaaggataacatcttttggtcccttttatgtttctgtcttcccctaGTGCTtgtaggtttctctattaggtcatCTTTCACCTAGAaaaactatctatctatctttgtCTGACTCCCATGCTTCGTCATATTGGAATATatcactatccatgagttgtactctaatctgtggagccagtgagttcttgtaaacattcttgcaggactcaaccttgtaagattccaaGAGAACACTGacatctgctagcctgacgcctgagctactgtctctaatTAATCAGTCTATTGTTATCTTCCTGACAAGGACAAGTACATGTGAGAACTACCTAAAGctagaatgtcagaaaacattTATGCGATCAGTTAAATTACTCTAAGCCAGACCtatcttacctttccctgttacatcaacaacgccccttaagaaatattctcaacagcTAGTTACTTCATAGATTaagatacacacaaaacatgccatcagtttataaaatatgatactGTTAATAATGAATTACCAAACAGTATGCCACATAGTTACAATTAGCTCCCTTTTGACTTgtaacaacattaaaatgctgcttacatgttaatgcatcagtaataacaataaaataatgtaatatacaACAACTACAATTTATACAACTCTGATATGTAACCATTTCCTGCATTATGGGTAGTGTTTTAACTGAATTTTGCTGATAACTAAAGTAAGGTTGTAAATAAtcttacttgtaatggagtatttttaaatTGGGTTATTGCGACTTTTACTTAAGCAAAGTAtctaaatacttcttccaccactgatccTGGTTCTTTCATGTCGTCCTTCAGAAGGACACATGTAGGTGGGGGAGCTGAGGcgtttccccctctctctgttgaCATGTATCCAACAGGTTTTGCTGGAAAAGCAACAATACCCAGTGAATTCACcttagataaataaatgtaaaaaagtaaaagtactgatgTGTTAAGACAAACCTATAGCTTGTCTAGGTTAAATCAGGAACAAAAGGTAGTCTATTGAATTACTCAAAGGAATTTTCATGGGTTTAGACAGACCATCTGGTAAATTCTACTGAATAGGGTCAAGTTGCAGGAGCTCACAGTACCAAGCTGCATAATATGCAAAACAACTTGCCAATGCCAAAGGCAAGAGGCTTCTTGTTAGCTTTGGAAATGGGTCACCTGAGAGGTTGGGTTTAAAGGTATAGACACATTCCAAGGCATTAGGAACCTGtttttttactgctgatacATGACTGATGTTGAAAAGTTGTGTAACTCTGGGTGGGATGTACAGGTTTTAGCCAGAATcttttgtgtttaaatgtatgtcAGCTTGCCAAACATCTAGTCACCCAGTTTTCTTAGAATAGGCGAAGCCGAATCAGGAATCAGATAATCAAGGATCACAAAAACAGAAGATAGAAGAAGATACATTTCCCAGGGCTTGGGCTGACTGTCTGTTTTGTTAAAGGTTTTGAACAATTTTGTAGATGTTCAGGATCTGAAATAAGCTACATGATATGAAACAGTATTCTGTTCAATAGAAAAACTTACTAGATTGATACTAAAGAacatttattcatatatatcATTGATGTGTATGCTATTGCGCTGGAACTAGTGTATGCGTTACAATGAAggttataaaaatgtatttttgtcttcAACAATATCTCTCCATTCttcttgtgcatgtgtgatCTAGCAAATATAGCGGAACTACATTATAAGAGGCATCAATAGTTAATAATGTCAACAATACTAAGGTCATTATTGAGCCATGCTAGTAGCTCTGTAAGGCTGTACTTAGGAACAGTGGTCCTGGATgctaaatacaaatacatattaATTCAGCATTTTAGTATAATTTGCTACCCCAACCAGCAGTATATTTTCTGTCGcttatttttattgcatttggCTTACTGGAAAGCATATGGCTGGTTCACAATAAATACCAACCAGATATTTGTcaataaaatgcttttaatgtgaaggagTAGCAGCACGAAATGTGCATTAGGTTTGCATTAGAAATTTGTTCTTCAGCTGCATTAACAGCTCAAATATGTTGTTCGAGAGTCAGACCCTTAGTTAAAGAAAGTGACGGGACTTTTTACTATACTGCTATGAGCTTTTCAGTGCACCTATATTAAGtaagaaaaacaacatatttgtgGCCTCTAGTGAGATAAATTGGGTGTTTGTTTCTCTATGACCAGCAGGATATTAAACTGGAGCTTAGTGTACAGcactttacagtatttttctaaTCTAGTGAGTTTTAAAATACTGGATATTCAAACACAGTGCGAGTTTTCAAGTTGGGACATACGAAGAAGGAATCTAAGAGACACGACAATAAAGTAAACGTCCAGGCCTGTACGCCTTATTGATTAGCCTtggatttaataataataataataatgtggaCGTTTTTGCACAGAGGAAGGGTAAAGCAGTCAAGACAGCTCACTCGGTGTTCATGTTTATGTTACATAACAATTCTTAGGTCCTGTATTATTCCAGTGAATGCAGAGACATTTAATCCATAATCACAAAGGTGAGCCTCGTGGTGGCACTAGAAGAAAGGTCAGGGgatcattaggattcatcctctaggAACCATGACTGTCTGTACAAAAGTTTGTGCAAATCCATCCtctagatgttgagatatttcaggaTAAGTAAAAACCTTAACCAGCTGGGGGcgctacaggaaaagtcaggagaCTCTGGGCACCATTAATATCTATCACATTTCATGAGAgttcatccaatagttgtcgagATAGGCCACTGAATACCAAAAATGGCTACCTGCTGGTGGCACTAAATTAAACAGCGGGGATCACCAAAGATTGCAGGAGTCTGTACTAAATTTAATCTCAATCTGTCAGTAGTTATGACCCATGTGTTTCACCCAACCaacagactgacattgccatccctagagctaCTAACATGGCTAAAACATTTCTCACATTTTTTGTAGTTCAATtatcacaaaacaaacaaaactttgTGGTTTGTCTGAATGAAAGAGTGGTCGGTATGTGCGCCACATTGCTGGGTCTCTTGGAACGCTGATGGAAGCAAATTCCATTTCATCCACTGCTTTATCCATTAGGGTTTTGAAAACACCGTCACACAGGGAATTGAAGCAGGGCAATTCAAACCATTGTGCCATATCAGTCTGATGCTTTTAAAGTCATCTCAGGTCAACTGTTAGTATAAAGTATACAGCATAATTAACACCCTGGTAATGTGAAGTAAAACCATGCTACATCATATAGATAAAATTAACCCAATTTTAACTGCTTAACAAATATGGGTCAAAGGAAAAGAAGCAGTACAGAATTTGATATACACtaacagacaaaaacataaacaacagacTACAGATCATACTGTGGATATGAAACTCCGCCATTTTGTCAGCTGACTGTTGGCAAGGTTAAACAGAGTGTCAGATTGTCAGAAGCTGTACAAGCTTCCTCGAGGTTATAGTGACTCAgcattttcttgttttccaTCTATGGGAATGAGGATTAATGCAGATGGTGGTCACTCTTTCAGTAAGAGGACAATTGTCAGTACCCATTGAACGAACCctttaaatcaaatgttttgCAGGCATTTAGTTTAGTTCACCAGCTTTctattctatattttatattttactctaTTCTGATCAAAATGCTACAAAATGTGAGAAGCTGCAGAACCAACAAATAAGACCGATAAAGCTCAGTTACATGAAGCAACTGTCTGAGCCTAACGACCCAGTGTTTTCATTCACAAAGAGACACTTTAATATAGAAACTGTCACGGATAGAAGACTGCTTCGATATACAGAAgtaacagaatataaaataagGTGATGAAGACAATGTCACAGAAATCCACATGATGGACTTACACATTCTCCCACTCCGAACTGCTGAGCTATTAATAAGCTCCAGCTGTCTTCCCAAATTCCACTTGTGAATGGGAAACAACTCATATACTCTACTTGGGCTGGGACACAATGAACACAGTAAAACTCACACTGTAAATTTGGTGTTAGGTGACTCTATGCCTGATCTTTGTGGTTCAACATCCTCATTGATTTTATAAGAAGTGTGTCAACAATCATGTGCCTTCCAGAATGACTCTCGAGACAAATATAGTATGCTGAGGTGACGCTGTGGAACGTCATGGCCTTATGTTTGTTATGTAGTGAACAGAAAGCAATGGTCCCACACACAATGTGATTAAGTCAAGCACAGCTTAGTCTGAGAGCTATTTAGAGACTTCAGCTTTAATTGAGTTGCACTCAGAGTATCCCCTTTCAGAGTAAACATAATAAGTAcaagagtcacacacacacaagtgtacAGGACGATAAATAATGAAGCTGACAAAAAATGCAACTGGGCCAACCCCCCATTGTAAACTGAGaagcagagctgcagcacagacagGTTGGGCAACAAAGGCACAATAAAAAGAGGCTGGTACAGTAGTTAGGCCTATCAGTACAGACAGTGCAGATGTAACTGTATCCATCCCAAGCTAAAGGATGACGTCAAACAA
Above is a genomic segment from Micropterus dolomieu isolate WLL.071019.BEF.003 ecotype Adirondacks linkage group LG18, ASM2129224v1, whole genome shotgun sequence containing:
- the slc25a55a gene encoding solute carrier family 25 member 55a isoform X1; this translates as MSQQQISLPAKLINGGIAGIVGVTCVFPIDLAKTRLQNQRQGQQVYKGMMDCLVKTVRSEGYFGMYRGAAVNLTLVTPEKAIKLAANDFFRHHLTKDGRGLTVLKEMLAGCGAGMSQVIVTTPMEMLKIQLQDAGRLAAQQQKPVMVSTTKIVATNTVLSRSYNSGMVVSAPRAVSATQIAKELLYTQGIKGLYKGLGATLMRDVPFSVVYFPLFANLNSLGKPRPEESSPFYWAFFSGCVAGSTAAVAVNPCDVVKTRLQSLNKGSNEETYNGVMDCVSKIMRKEGPSAFLKGAGCRALVIAPLFGIAQVMYFVGIGEYIMDNSPLSLLSP
- the slc25a55a gene encoding solute carrier family 25 member 55a isoform X2: MSQQQISLPAKLINGGIAGIVGVTCVFPIDLAKTRLQNQRQGQQVYKGMMDCLVKTVRSEGYFGMYRGAAVNLTLVTPEKAIKLAANDFFRHHLTKDGGLTVLKEMLAGCGAGMSQVIVTTPMEMLKIQLQDAGRLAAQQQKPVMVSTTKIVATNTVLSRSYNSGMVVSAPRAVSATQIAKELLYTQGIKGLYKGLGATLMRDVPFSVVYFPLFANLNSLGKPRPEESSPFYWAFFSGCVAGSTAAVAVNPCDVVKTRLQSLNKGSNEETYNGVMDCVSKIMRKEGPSAFLKGAGCRALVIAPLFGIAQVMYFVGIGEYIMDNSPLSLLSP
- the slc25a55a gene encoding solute carrier family 25 member 55a isoform X3; the protein is MFEMIVVGNVFVKVLNGNVIVTLVLTVWVFFSFSGAAVNLTLVTPEKAIKLAANDFFRHHLTKDGRGLTVLKEMLAGCGAGMSQVIVTTPMEMLKIQLQDAGRLAAQQQKPVMVSTTKIVATNTVLSRSYNSGMVVSAPRAVSATQIAKELLYTQGIKGLYKGLGATLMRDVPFSVVYFPLFANLNSLGKPRPEESSPFYWAFFSGCVAGSTAAVAVNPCDVVKTRLQSLNKGSNEETYNGVMDCVSKIMRKEGPSAFLKGAGCRALVIAPLFGIAQVMYFVGIGEYIMDNSPLSLLSP